The genomic interval TAAATGAAAGGTGCCATGAAAGATTTCTAATATCTTCACTCTCTCTCCCTGCTCAACAGAAAGGATGATTCTCTCCCATTGGAATAATCGTAAGCAAAGTCCAAATTATGAAAGGTGCTACCAAGGATTGCTCATTCTACAATATTTCTTCTCTCCATATGATTCCATCCAATTTTGTTCTCCGGAAATTTCAACTCACGTCGATAAAAGTTCAATTGAATAAGATGGATAACTAATAAAATCAGCAGTTTAACCATCACCAAACAGAGTATCAATTCTATTTGAAGCACGGCAGTTTAACCATCATCCGACAGTGTATTCTATTTGAAGCACATTATATAAGCAACACCTTGATCTCTTTGAAAAATGAGATGGACAACTAGTAAAAGCAGCAGTTCAACCATCAACCTGCAAACCGCAAAGTTCCTGAGTACGGCATCCCCAAAAGCCCTCCAAGGTAGAAGACAATGGAGATCGAACTTGCAGCAAACTCGATGACTTGGCTTCGGCCACCAAGATGACACACAAACAATACACAAATCCTAACTAAAGATGATCATGAACACAATCCAGATATAACACAACAGAGAATATGTAGAAAAGAGATTGCAACCACAAACGGCTATACTACAGGCAGCTTACATCCCAGCTGGTAATCGTAAGCAAGAAATCTCTCACACCAAAGTTTGCCATGATGATTTAAGAGGTTTGGATCATAACTTCAAGACTAATAGTAATTAATATCAGAACCCTGCCACAGAAATGGCCAATTGAACTTCCCTGAAATTGGATCCTACTATATCTTGCAAAACCAAAGTGCCCATCTGACTTTTCCTAGCATGTTCAATTGTGATGAACGATGCGTGCACACAAAAAGCAAGAGACTTCGATATCACTATGTAAAATTTCAATAGACGAATTTCAGCAAGGAAAATCGCACAACACTTGCATATTCAACCCCAGAATCCAAAAGGGTGGTCGTATATTTAAAGGCCAACAAAAAGTATACATTAGCTTTAAGCTAAAGAATGAACAATGTAACAGATAAATTTTACTCATAGGAATCAACTCCCCAATGCCGTCTCGTTCTTCTTCCTCAGGACATAAACATCAGTCTCCTCGTAGGCAAATTCCGGGTGCAAATCCTGATGTGGgatcttgtcaatttgaaaaaccCTATCACAAATTTCCCAAAACAGCTTATCCGCTTCAGGGGACCTCAATTGGTATCCCAATAGAACGATGCCATTGTTCCCGATCAGCGTGTCCATGGTCGAAATAAGCGGCCCAACAGTTTCCTCAATGTAAACGACATCAGTGGCAATGACAATATCAAACGGCGGATTAAGGGCGGCGATTTGGGCGGGATTGTTCCAGTAAAGAACAGAGTGTTTTAGGGCTTTCTTAAGGACGGGCTTGTTCCGTTTGATGTTATGTTTGAGGGCCGGCATCACGGGAGATATGTCGGTAAGAAGTAAATCGGTGAGGCCGAGGAGGTAGAGGCCCATGCCGGCGGCGCCGCAGCCGCATCCGATCTCGATGGCGCGCTTACCTCGGAAATCGAGGAGAGAGGAGTAAGGGTTTTCGGTGGGGATAATTGAGGCCCATCGGTCGACGAATTTGACAAGGACAAGAGAACAGGGCCAGACGGAGGTGCCAACGTGCATTGAACCGTTGTCCTGCTGGAGCGAAAGGGCGACGGCGCCCACCGGGAGGTCTACTACCGGAGAATCTGTGAACTTCATGCCGGAATCGGAACTACCATAGGACAGTGATGTAAAACCCTCTCTCTCGggtgttttttgttttaaggTTATGGTCTGGGCTTCAGTTTCAACGGGCTTTGTTTCTTTGGATTTTGGGCTTTTGATTTGGTTGGTTCGATGGGCCTTGATCAAAGAAATGAGATAAACTAAGTGAAATTGTGTCAAATGACTAAACTTtagataaattttcaaaatgtctcaaataattttcttttcttgaacttacaaaaatacccttattataattaattattattgtttttttaattatgaaattgaaatatttgaattttcgaAATTGGCAAGAaaggaaattttgatttttttttttttttgtgtgaatttcaattataaatataaGGAAACGAAATTTTGTATCATTAATTGCATTCAATGAATGTAAATTTaaggaaagaaaattcaagtttttcatatttttataaatcTTTATATCATTAATGGATTAATCATTAATTGCATTCCATTATTGTAAACGAATTCaggtttttcatatttttataaatcTTTATATCATTAATGGATTAATCATTAATTGCATTCCATTATTGTAAACGTTTGAGTTGCTAGAACAGAAACTGAGATCGACGACGTTGGGGAAGGGAGGGCGAGCGGAGATGGTGGGTTGAATAGAGATAGCACGAGAGATTGTGTGAGAGAAATAGGGTTGAAAGGATGTCGTTCATGCAGACTCTGCTGTGGGCTGAAAGGATGCGTCGCCCTGGGCTGAAAGGTCGCATTGTTAATTCGTGGGTTGTCAGTTGGAATTAATGAAGAAGACAATAGAGGCAGCTCAAGAATTTTTCTCTCTATTACTGTGTATTTTCCACACTGATACATAGGCACATAAATGGTACACTTATACAGCTAAACCCTTTAGGGTTTTAGGCCacgaaaaaagggaaaaataaagaataattttCCTAACAAATAACGGACAAGTGTCACTATTATACAGGTCATTGAAGGTGTTATAAAACAGAATTGATTGACTGAAtcttttctctcctttttttatATATCCAATCCAGTTGGATTTTGTGACTTGGTAGGGCATTGCTTAGTTGTCTAATTCCTTTTATTTGATTAGTCCTTGCTGTATTCTTCTATTCTAACATCCCTCCTCAAACTCGTGGGGAGATCAATGACACCAAGTTTGCTTCGAAGGAGATGGAATTGGGATTGTGTCAACGGTTTCGTCAGGCAATCAGCAATCTAATCCGAGGAAGGAATGTACCGAACTTCAAGATGGCCATTGACGACTTGGTCACGGACAAAGTGTACATCAAGCTCAATGTTCTTCATTCGAGCATGAAACACCAGGTTTGAAGCTAGAGCTCTAGCACTGATGTTGTCACACCATAGAATTGGTTTGTAGTTTGTTTGAATCTGTAGTTCACTCAACAGTTGTTTAAGCCAGATGATCTCAGCTGTGGTATGAGCAAGTGCTCGATATTCAGATTTTGTGTTGGATCTTGCAACCGTTGTTTGCTTTTTAGAGAACCAAGAGACCGAATTGTTGCCGACATACACACAATACGTTGCAATGGATTTTCTGTCATCAATATTAGAGGCCCAATCAGCATCCAAGTAAGCTGTAAGTTCTAAATCAGTGCTTGGTTGAAAGAAAAGACCATGATGTCTGGTGGCACTGACATAACGGAGTACCCGCTTAGTTGCTTGCCAACGAACATCCGTAGGTGCCTTCAAGAGCTGACCAAGTGTTAACTATATATGCTATGTCTGGTCTTGTGTGTGTCAGGTATTGAAGGGCTCCGATGGTGCTTCTAAACAAGTAGGGGTCAGATAACGGTTGTCCATCAGTTAATAACAGGTGTTTAACTACTGTGCAGGGGGATGATGCTGGTTTAAGATCAGTGGGTCCAAGTTTGTGGAGTAAGTCTTCTACATACTTTTCTTGATTGAGgatgaagcatgatttaaggtAGTGTACTTGATTGCCCAAAAAATAGGTGAGATGGCCAAGGTCCTTCAATGCAAACTTCCTGTCAAATAGGTTGATGAGTTGAGATATGACTTGAGGATTGCTGCCTGTTATTATTAGATAATCTACATACACCAGCAAAAATATGACAGCTTCCCGAGTGTGAAATATGAACAAAGAGTTGTTTGCCTTTGATGCTTTGAATCTCCAGCTGATTAAGGCACTTCCAAGTGTGTTGGTCCAAGCTCGAGGGGtttgttttaagccataaatTGCTTTGTTCAATTTGCACACATACTCCGGATGGTTAGTGCTAACATATCCAGTACTCTTTTAAATAATATCTGAGTTGGAGACTGTCCATGTAGTACAGGGGTGGGTAATTCATTGATCAGAATATTGGCATTAACAAACGCATCCCACCAATACAGATACGGCATGGAGGCTTGTGCTAAAAGAATGAGTCCCATTTCAACTAAGTGTCTATGCTTTCTTTATGCTCTTCCATTTTGAGCTGAAGTGTATGGACAGGAGTACCGACTTAGAATCCTTAAAGAGGAGCACAACTGATGAATCTTTTTAAACTCACTGCCATTGTTTGATTGAAACATTTTAACCGTGGTATCAAACTGATTTTTAATCACCTAAATGAAGTGTTGGAAGGCTGCAAGTGCATCAGACTTTTGCTTAAGAAGGTATGTCCAAAAAACCTACTATGATCATCTAAGAATGAAATGTAATAATGAAAGCCTGTTGTGGATTGTATTGGAGCTGGTCTCCATACATCAGAATGAATTAAGTTAAAGCTAACTTTAACCCTTGATTCAGATTGTGAGAAAGGAAGAGAGTGTGATTTGCCTAACTGACATGAGTCACAAAATAAGTATTTTTCATTAACTTTGATGGACTGTTTACACTGATCTAGTATTGATTTCAAAACTTTGGGGGAGGGATGACCTAATCTTCTATGCCACGGATCTGTTGACTCAATAACATTTACACTGATATTGGATAGGAAAAGTGATTTTGAGCCATTATTTTTGTCCAAGGATCTGGGGTTTTTTGACCTTTTATGCTTTGAAACATCATATGGTTGAACGGTTGTCTCCCTAAGCTGATAGAGGCCATCCTTAAGTGTGCCTTTCACCAGAGTGTTGCCCGAACGCTTGTCCTTTATCAAACAGCAAGTTCCATGAAATTCCATAAAGATATTATTATCTTGAGTTAGTTTAGAGATGCTTACTAGGTTCTTTGCAATAGATGGAACATAAAAAACATCTTCCAAACTAAGTACATACTGCCCAGATTTTAGACTTGAGTTACCTATAACAGAAATGCATAGATGATCACCATTACCAACTGTCACAAATTAGTACCTGAATAGTCGGTTGGATTGGCAATGTGAGTTGGATTTGCTGTGACATGATTAGTACCACCGCTATCAGCATACCAGTTGACATCAGCTGAGTTCTCAGTTGTAGCAGTGAACGGATTGTTGGAGTAGGAAGTCATGAAGGCTCATGGAGTGTTGTTGGGTGGTTGCTGATGTCTAGATCCCCTGCCTTGACTTACATTGGGTACATATTCCCTATTGAAACATTGATAACACACATTAGCTGAATGACCATATTTGGAACAGACCTGACATGTTGGGCGATTGCCTCTACCACGACCTCTGCTTCGATTTCCTCCTCCATTGTTGGAGTAATTAGGTTTAGAGTTGTTGTGTTGATACTTCACATTACCTTGACTAACATTGAGGTTAATAGGTTTGACAGTGCCACTCCTTTTACCAAAGGCTACATTTATTGACGGACTTCCTGCACAGGGAACAAAAGACTTGGCAGAGTTTTGATGCTCCAACCTTTTCTCAAAGGAGAGGAACTCAAATTGCATATCCAACCAGGATATGTCAGGCTTGCTTTGAATCACAACTACAACTGGATTATATTCTTCATCTAAACCAAGTAATACTTGTGAGATTAAGTTATGAGGTGATACCAGACTTCCTGCTTGAGCCAAATTGTCTTAGTGTAGTTTCATGAGCTTGAGGTATTCAGACATGGTTGAGTTCCCCTTGCGTGTTTGTTGAAACACTTGACGAAGATAATCCTCCTCAGCTCGTGATTGAACACCAAAGAGGGCATGGATTTCATCCCATAGAGCTTTGGCGTTCTCAAATCCCATGAGCTACATGACAACTTCTTGTGCCATTGAATTGTAGAGCCACCCTAACAGTAGCTGATTAGTTGTGATCTATGTCTCATAGAGAGGGTTCAACATCTGCTTACCTGTGGAGATTGATGCACTGTCAGAAGGATCGAAGACAGTGGTTCCTGCCTTATGAACAGACAGACTTTCAATGGGGAGGGACATGAACATGGGAGGGCAAACTTTTGTACCTGAGAGATGGCCTTCTAGTCGATACCCTCGAAGAATCGGCAATGCCAATGTTTTCCAAAGCATAAAATTCCCTCTTTTGAGCTTAGTACTTATGATTTAATTGAGAAGTTGGTTCAACGGTGGCGTGCTGAATTTGGTGGTTTCAGTCCCTGTAGTCGTCATCCTGGAGTGAGAGGCGTTGGCCATTTAAACGTTCTGATACCAAATTGGAATTAATGAAGAAGACAAGGGAGGTAGCTCAAGATTTTTTCTCCTATTACTGTGTATTTTCCACACTGATACAAAGGCACATAAATGGTGCACTTATAGAGCTAAACCCTTAGGGTTTTAGGCCACGAAAATGGGGGAAAAAATAAAGGATAATTTTCCAAACAAATAATGGACAAGTGTCACTATTATAAAGATCATTGAAGGTgttataaaacaaaattgattcgCTGAAtcttttctctccttttttatATATCCAATCCAGTTGGATTTTGTGACTTGGGAGGGCATTGCTTAGTTGTCTGATTCCTTTCATCTGATTGGTCCTTGCTGTGTTCTTCTATTCTAACATTGTCGCCGTGCAAGCTCTTTGCGAGTTGAAAGTATATTGTTCAtgtgtttctttcttttaagaaatgaaagaaagagGGGGAAAAGAGGAAGGTGGAAAACGAATGGGGGAAAGTGGAAGGGAAAACAAATTTTGCTAAAAGTacttttaaaacaattattttatatatatttagtgaCACTTCAATTTGTTGCTAAAAGTTCTTAATATTTAGTAGCATTGGTTAACCTGTTACAAATTCTTCTAGGATTTAAAAATTGTcactaattatgatttattgccacatattatcAACACGTTGCtttaaatgaccttttactaacaaaaaaaaaaaaaaatagttgtgtcactaagaaaaaaaatgtttctcaaaattaattttcttataatgtgtattttgtttttaattttacatatttttgaaaaataacatgTCAAATCagtgataatggaaaaacatgGGTGTACCAATGTCATTAAAATGCTATAGAAGCTTATTGGAGATATGACGCAAGACTTTATCACCAATAATGGATGTATTATCGTTTGTaatgtttaaattctttttaatgAAATCCTTAAATCTTGTGCAATCAAATATCTTAAGGGATCCAAATTATCTATAGTAATTTGAGCTTCAAACCTTGAATCTCCATAGATTCGTCGAAAAGCAGACAGAACGAACTTGTCGAGACGGAGTCGTATGAGGCGAGAGTGTCACGTAAAAGAACCAACGATGATTTATAGGGTATGCATTCATTTCCTCTACATTGACTCGATTTATGATAGACCAATCCATCGTATCGGTCCTATTCTTGAATTTGGAATTCTTAAATAGCATATTATAGATTCTTATAATTCAAAGGAATAACATTATCATCATGCAAAACAATATTTGACAATTATTTATCAGTGCCACGCATATTAACTTACCTGTATAAATGGATATGCGCTATATAACATtaatatattcatataattttatCTTACATATATTGTGTTATATACTAATTGTATGAGACtatatatgacatatataagaTAAATTACAAACTTGCATCCATAAATGAATATGCTAGATatacatattcatataatttaatctcTTATATAccacattatatattaattatacgaGAATGTGATATACATAAAAGATAATTTACATGCATCTACGAATATGCTAAATATACataataatatattcataaaattcaatatctcatacattatgttacatgatttgtgaatatTGATTTGAATTAGTTGTACATGAAACTTGCCCTTGAATTTACGAAAGAAAAAGGATTGAACCACAATGGATATTAGTATGAACTTggacaaaattttgaaagtaaaataacaaaagaatgGAAACcatagaagaaataaaatagagaatacaataaattattgcttaaaaagaagaaagtcATGCACTTGCTATGAAATGAGCTTTTTAGTTTTTACTATGAAGCAATCCTTTActatgaaacaaattaaaagaaatgataAGAGTGCAAATTGAAGAAAGTTCTGTAAATGCTAGAATAAAAAACATaggaaaataaatctaaatcggaaaattgaaaggaaattttatacaaaataataaatttttgcatttaatatatttgtttaaattaaataaaattgtagAATGTACTAAATTTAACGAAGGaaatagttgaaaaaaaaatctatcataAGACTCTAGGGTTCACCGCCGTCTAGGAATATCTATGGGTAGTGGGCCGTCGCTTTATTTTCGACGGGTGGGCTTCCGCCGGTCGTCGTTTCGTGCCTGATGATGTTCGCCATCTTCTAAGTTCGCGTCTGATAGAAGCTACACTTCTGGATTCCTGGTTTCTACGGTTTAGTGGGCTACGTTCGTGTTTCTATGTGCCGCCGTCGTCGACTGAGGTTCCTGGTTTCGCATCTGTTCGGGTGGATTTGAAGCTGCGTTCGATGGCCTCCATTGACTGAGTTTGTAAGGGTTTCGTTCGCGAATTGTTGACTAGTAAAGGTGCTCGCAGTCGATTGGTGAGACTGGGTTCTGTTGGTTGGTTGACGGTGATGATCTTATTAAGGTGTGGGTTTAACACGGTGAGAGTTGGTGATGATGGTGCGTAAGCGGTCGCCTCTAAGACTGAAGGAAAAGAATGGAGGGCGAGTTGCTCGTCAACCCCTTCGTCTGCTTAGACCGAATATCGATTTGGGATTGGGTTCTTGTTCTTCCGAGGTGAAGGATTTTGGGTTGTCTGATAGGCGTGAGAGCTTTAGTGGGTGGGTCGCGTGGTGCGGGGCCAAAGTTGGGAGGCTTGAGGGGGTGAGGGGGGAGAGGCAGAAGTCAGACAGTGAGTAGGTTTCGCGGGCTGGGCTTTATGGAAGTGAGGGTCGATCAGTGGACATCCAGGTTCTTCGTGAGCGGGAGGAGCCGATTCCTAAAACTAGTTTAACTAGGGGGTTTGGTCCAAAGGTGGTTCGATTGAAAGAGGGGTGTGGTTCTGGTGATTCTGGATCCGGCGTGAAAGGGAGAAAGTCATGGGCAGCCCTTTTTGGGTCTAAGTTGAGGGGTAATTTGGAGTTCATTCCCTCAttggttgaaaatgataaagttattgttgAATCTTGTGAGGAGATTATTGATGAAGGTATCTATGTGTGGGAGAAATCTCTGGTTGGTCAGTTTGTGGATGCCAAACTCccatattttgttatttttcatcttattcaGAGAATTTGGGGACGTGTAGAGATGTCAATTATTACATTGTTGGATAACGATttgattatctttaattttCAGAAGGTAGAGTCACGAGATTCTATACATGAGAAGGTTTCGGGGGCTGCGCTTTGTGGAAGTGAGGGTCGATCGGTGGACATTCAGGTTCTTCGTGAGTGAGAGGAGCCGGTTCCTAAAACTAGTTTAACTAGGGGGTTTGGTCCAAAGGTGGTTCGGTTGAAGGAAGGGTGTGGTTCTGGTGGTTCTGGATCCGGCATAAAAGGGGGAAAGTCATGGGCAGCCCTTTTTGGGTCTAAGTTGAGGGGTAATTTGGAGTTCATTCCCccattggttgaaaatgataaagttattgttgAACCTTGTGAGAAGATTATTGATGAGGGTGTCTGTGTGTGGGAGAAATCTCTGGTTGATAAGTTTATGGATGCCAAACTCCCGTATTCTGTTATTTGTCGTCTTATTCAGAGAATTTAGGGATGTGTAGAGATGCCAACTATTACCTTGTTGGATAACAGTttgattatctttaattttaagaaGGTAGAGTCAGGGGATTGGGTGTTGGTGAATGGTCTGTGGCACTTGGGTGGCAAGCCCATCTTATTACGACAGTGGTCTCCAAGTATTATTCCTAaaacctttgttttttattctgttCCTATCTGGATTAAATTGGAGCGTGTTCCCTTAGAGTTGTGGACGGATAGGGGTTTAGTAGTGTTAGCTAGTGTCGTGGGCAAACCTGTCTCTTTTGATGTTGCAACAAGAGAGCGGCGACGGTTATCGTATGCAAGGGTTTGTTTTAAGATGGATGGCGATTCGTTAATGCCCCATTCAGTTACTATTAGAATGCGGGATCAGGAGATTATTATTCTATAGTGTATGAATGGAAACCTCATAGGTGTTCTTGCTGTGGTTTCTTTAGGCATACTAGGGCGGTGTGTAAGCAACAGGGTGTAGAGAAAGGTCAGAAGTTGTGTATTGTGGCAGTCAATGAGGGGTGTTTGGAGGAGAATGAGGGAATTGAGACTGTAAGGAAGGGGCAGGACTTGGGTATGGGTGTGAGGGGAGCTAGCCTAGTGGATGAGATTAAGGGCATGGAGAGGGTTGAATAATTTACTATGGTTAGTCGACGTAGGCGTGATAAAGAAGTTGTAGGGCATAGGGATGATAGTGGGTCACCGGGTACGACGCCCTTGAAGAGTAGAGTAGTTTATGGGTCTCCTGGAATTACGGGGTTTGTCAAGCATGTTGATGATCGTAATCAGTTTGATGTTTTGTGTGATAAGGAGGGAGACTCGTTGGTATTGGCACTAGTGCAGGCAGATCCTGATCCGTTGTTTGTTATGGATGGGATGCTCAGGAGTTTGGGCAAAGGCCCAGTGGGAAGTGGTAGGTGTGATCTCTTGCAAGATTCATGATTTGGTGTTCCTGGAATGTTAGGGGGTTGAATAACCCTGTCAAGTGTAAAGTGGTGGCAGACTTTCTGGTTTCCTCCTCTGTTACTTTCTATTGTTTGCTTGAGACGAGGGTTCGTTGTGAGAATTTTGGTATGGTGATGGGTAGGTTTAGTGATGCTTGGAGTTGTGTGTGTAGCTATAGTATGCAAGGAGTTGGGAGGATTTGGGTGATGTGGCGGAAGAGTGTCTATAATTTTTCCATTGATGTCAGTAGGGATCAATTCATTTCTGGAACCTTAGTGGATCTTGTATCCAGAGCTAGGGTACATATTGGTGTTGTATTCCTCTAATCACGTGGGCGAAAGAAAGAACTTGTGGTCTCAGTTGATTGATGTGTGTGCCTCCTGGCAGCTTCCTGGAGTTTTTTGGGGGATTTTAATGCTATTCGTAGTAGTTCGGAGGATTTTGGTGGTTGCCCTAGCTTGAGGGAGATGGAAGAGTTTGATGAGGTTTTATTGGAGGCGGAACTAGTTGAGTTGGGTGTGACAGGTAACTGGTTTACCTAGACTAGTAAACTTCAGGGGAATGGTATCTTGCGCCGCTTGAATCGATACTTGTCCAATGAGGCGTGGAAGGTAGCTTTTCCATATTCGGAGGTTAGAGTTGGTCAGTGGGGGATTTCTGATCATAGCCCTCTTCTGGTTTCTACAGGGGAGACGAGGAGTAGGCCGCCTCctagttttgttatttttctcattgggcGAAGGCAGAGGGTTTTCTTGATACTATCAGGTCAGTGTGGATGAGGATGTGTCTCCTATGGTTAGTTTTATGCGAAATTTAAAGGCCATGAAGTGGGGCTTTCATGCATCGTTTGGTAGGCGTATCTCTGTGTTAGCTGATGAGGTGCAGGTGGCTAGGCAGGTTATGGAGGCTGCGCAGGCTGCGGTAGAAAAGAATCCTAATTCA from Benincasa hispida cultivar B227 chromosome 10, ASM972705v1, whole genome shotgun sequence carries:
- the LOC120088512 gene encoding protein N-lysine methyltransferase METTL21A → MKFTDSPVVDLPVGAVALSLQQDNGSMHVGTSVWPCSLVLVKFVDRWASIIPTENPYSSLLDFRGKRAIEIGCGCGAAGMGLYLLGLTDLLLTDISPVMPALKHNIKRNKPVLKKALKHSVLYWNNPAQIAALNPPFDIVIATDVVYIEETVGPLISTMDTLIGNNGIVLLGYQLRSPEADKLFWEICDRVFQIDKIPHQDLHPEFAYEETDVYVLRKKNETALGS